The segment CAACATGACCGGCAACATCGTCATCCTCGGCATGGGCGTGGCGGGTGCGGACGATCTGCCGGTGCTGGGTCCGGCGATCGCGCTGGCCGCGTTCACGGCGGCGGCTTTCGTCGCCGGACTGGTGTTGCGGGCCGGGGCCAAGGGCTGGCAACACCGGGTCACCGTGCTGCTCACGCTCGGCGCAGTGACGTTGGCCGCGCTGACCGCCGTCGCCGTCGTGGTGGGCGATCAGTCCGGGCCGGCCCTCCAGGTGATGATGGCCGCCGCGACGGCCGCGGTGATGGGTTCCCAAGCCATGGTCGCCCGGGCCGTCGGGGTCGCCGACATGACCACCGTCGTGGTGACCTCCACGCTGGCGTCACTGGCGGGCGAGACCTGGACCCGCCGCGGCGGCGGGGTGCTGCTCAACCGTCGATTCGGGGCCATCGCCGCGATCTTCGCCGGAGCAGTGGCCGGCGCCCTGCTGCTGCGCTGGCACATCGCGGTGCCCTTCGCCGTGGCGACCGCACTGACCTCAGCCGTCGCGGTGCTCGGCCACCTGCGGTTGTCGCGCACGCTGCTGATCGACGTGTCCGCGCGGTAGCCGCTGACCGCCGCAGCGGTCGTCACGGAATCCGGACCTCGAAATCTCCGGTCAATTCCCCTGCCGGCGCATCGAATCCGTCGGTATCGGCCGGCGCTTCGGTGTGCACCGACACCAGGTATTGACCGGTGTTGGTCCACACGTGCACGACACGGTCGACGAACTCGACTGACCCCTCGGGGGTGTCGGACACCGCGCCGAGCATCTTCTGCCCGCTGTAGC is part of the Mycobacterium adipatum genome and harbors:
- a CDS encoding YoaK family protein, with protein sequence MALTETEEKLALAATVTLTFVTGVVDAVGFLALDRVFTGNMTGNIVILGMGVAGADDLPVLGPAIALAAFTAAAFVAGLVLRAGAKGWQHRVTVLLTLGAVTLAALTAVAVVVGDQSGPALQVMMAAATAAVMGSQAMVARAVGVADMTTVVVTSTLASLAGETWTRRGGGVLLNRRFGAIAAIFAGAVAGALLLRWHIAVPFAVATALTSAVAVLGHLRLSRTLLIDVSAR